A genome region from Methylobacterium sp. FF17 includes the following:
- a CDS encoding molybdopterin molybdotransferase MoeA, with the protein MAQLTDDCFAFGGTLMRIEEAVALISERLPVLAGIEEVPLAEADGRIAAEPVTALHDVPPFANSAVDGYAVRHAVLAMDMETTLPVIGRLAAGASPDAVTTGDGAIRIFTGAPMPAGTDTVFMQEDVRRDGDAVILPAGLKRGANARAAGEDITRGACAIPAGRRLRPQDLALAAATGHDRITVRTRLRVALFSTGDELTEPGEPLGPGAIHDSNRVMLAGLLARFGVTVTDLGILRDEPKALAARLAEAARDYDLILTSGGVSTGEEDHVKAAVEATGSLMFWRIAIKPGRPVAMGLVAGTPFVGLPGNPGAVYVTLLFVVRPLLARLGGATDAALIGLPVRAAFPYRKKAGRREFVRVCVATAADAVLEAWKYPREGAGVLTSLTESDGLVELGDAVTAVAPGDILTFYPHTALW; encoded by the coding sequence ATGGCCCAGCTGACCGACGATTGCTTCGCCTTCGGCGGCACCCTGATGCGCATCGAGGAGGCCGTGGCGCTGATCTCCGAGCGCCTGCCGGTGCTGGCCGGCATCGAGGAGGTGCCTCTGGCCGAGGCCGACGGGCGCATCGCTGCGGAACCCGTCACGGCCCTGCACGACGTCCCGCCCTTCGCCAATTCGGCGGTCGACGGCTACGCGGTCCGCCACGCCGTTCTGGCGATGGACATGGAAACGACGCTGCCCGTGATTGGCCGGCTCGCCGCCGGGGCCTCACCTGACGCAGTCACCACCGGCGATGGCGCCATCCGCATCTTCACGGGCGCGCCGATGCCGGCGGGCACCGACACCGTGTTCATGCAGGAGGATGTCCGCCGCGACGGCGACGCCGTGATCCTTCCGGCGGGCCTGAAGCGCGGCGCGAATGCGCGGGCGGCCGGCGAAGACATCACGCGCGGCGCCTGCGCGATCCCCGCCGGCCGGCGCCTGCGCCCGCAGGATCTGGCGCTCGCCGCCGCCACCGGGCATGACCGGATCACCGTGCGGACGCGCCTGCGCGTCGCCCTTTTCTCCACCGGGGACGAACTCACCGAGCCGGGCGAGCCCCTCGGCCCCGGCGCGATCCATGATTCCAACCGTGTGATGCTGGCCGGACTGCTCGCGCGCTTCGGGGTGACGGTGACCGATCTCGGCATCCTGCGGGACGAGCCGAAGGCCCTGGCGGCGCGGCTCGCGGAGGCCGCGCGCGACTACGACCTGATCCTGACCTCGGGGGGCGTCTCCACCGGCGAGGAGGACCACGTCAAGGCGGCCGTGGAAGCGACGGGCTCGCTGATGTTCTGGCGCATCGCGATCAAGCCGGGGCGTCCCGTGGCCATGGGCCTCGTCGCCGGGACGCCCTTCGTGGGTCTGCCGGGCAATCCGGGAGCGGTCTACGTCACCCTGCTCTTCGTGGTGCGCCCGCTCCTCGCGCGCCTGGGCGGCGCGACGGACGCAGCCCTCATCGGGCTGCCGGTGCGCGCGGCCTTCCCGTACAGGAAGAAGGCCGGGCGCCGGGAGTTCGTCCGCGTCTGCGTCGCCACCGCCGCCGATGCGGTGCTCGAAGCCTGGAAGTACCCGCGCGAGGGGGCCGGCGTCCTCACCTCGCTGACCGAGAGCGACGGTCTCGTCGAACTCGGCGACGCCGTCACGGCCGTGGCGCCGGGCGACATCCTCACCTTCTATCCGCATACCGCGCTCTGGTAG
- a CDS encoding c-type cytochrome, with protein sequence MTVRRWLPIIGVLLQLGFQGGATAQMRGHGGPVRALAVAPGGGLAVSGGFDQAAILWTIEAGTALTVLRYHDGAVNAVAALADGGFVTASEDGRIALWRAGQAEPERVFSEHGGPVVGLAVSPDGLSLASASWDGTARIRPLAGGPARVLEGHQGNVNAVAFLPDGRFVTAGYDATVRIWPLPDDRDGAPVVRTLPTILNALAVLPDGEIAAAGGDAIVRLMRPDGPVRAEIDVGPNPVIALAPSPDGTRIAAATAGGAVAVIDRAQARILHRLVGPGLPVWSVAWRPDGRELLTGGSDRLIRRWDARSGEPIGPLAMVRPVDPLAAWHGDRGAEVFRACVACHALRPEDSPRAGPSLAGVIGRRIATVSDYRYSDALKGMDIVWDARTIARLFEVGPARYTPGTRMPEQTITSADDREALVRFLERATATP encoded by the coding sequence ATGACCGTGAGGCGATGGCTTCCGATCATCGGCGTACTGCTCCAACTCGGCTTCCAGGGAGGGGCCACGGCGCAGATGCGCGGGCATGGCGGGCCGGTACGCGCCCTGGCCGTGGCGCCGGGCGGCGGGCTGGCGGTCTCCGGCGGGTTCGATCAGGCGGCGATCCTGTGGACGATCGAGGCCGGCACTGCCCTCACCGTCCTGCGCTACCACGATGGGGCGGTCAATGCGGTCGCCGCCCTGGCCGATGGCGGCTTCGTCACAGCCTCGGAGGATGGGCGCATCGCCCTTTGGCGGGCCGGCCAGGCCGAGCCCGAGCGGGTGTTCTCCGAGCACGGCGGACCGGTGGTCGGCCTCGCGGTCTCGCCGGACGGCCTGTCGCTCGCCTCGGCCTCTTGGGACGGCACGGCGCGCATCCGCCCCCTCGCGGGCGGGCCGGCGCGGGTCCTTGAGGGTCACCAGGGCAACGTCAACGCCGTGGCGTTCCTGCCCGACGGCCGTTTCGTGACGGCCGGTTACGACGCCACGGTTCGTATCTGGCCCCTGCCCGACGACCGGGACGGCGCGCCGGTCGTCCGGACCCTGCCCACGATCCTGAACGCCCTCGCGGTCCTGCCGGACGGCGAGATCGCGGCGGCGGGCGGCGACGCGATCGTACGCCTGATGCGCCCCGACGGACCCGTTCGTGCGGAGATCGATGTCGGGCCGAACCCGGTCATCGCCCTTGCGCCATCCCCCGATGGTACGCGGATCGCCGCCGCCACGGCCGGGGGCGCGGTCGCGGTGATCGATCGCGCGCAGGCGCGGATCCTCCATCGCCTGGTCGGACCCGGCCTGCCGGTCTGGTCGGTGGCGTGGCGGCCGGATGGACGCGAACTCCTCACCGGCGGCAGCGACCGGCTGATCCGGCGCTGGGACGCGCGCAGCGGGGAACCCATCGGCCCGCTGGCGATGGTGCGGCCGGTCGATCCGCTGGCGGCCTGGCACGGCGACCGGGGCGCGGAGGTGTTCCGTGCCTGCGTCGCCTGTCATGCCCTGCGGCCGGAGGACAGTCCGCGCGCCGGTCCGTCACTCGCCGGCGTCATCGGGCGCCGCATCGCCACGGTTTCGGATTACCGGTACTCGGACGCCCTGAAAGGCATGGACATCGTCTGGGACGCGCGCACGATCGCGCGGCTCTTCGAGGTCGGCCCCGCGCGCTACACGCCCGGAACCCGGATGCCGGAGCAGACCATCACCAGCGCCGATGACCGCGAGGCCCTGGTGCGCTTCCTGGAGCGCGCCACCGCGACGCCCTGA
- a CDS encoding substrate-binding domain-containing protein, whose protein sequence is MRVTLQADGDVQGLSLGPTFALLDALARTPSLLAAARVLEISYRSAWSRLGAIEGALGNRVVVKTKGHGTTLTPYGRAMHASLAETMQRLGPVLASEEARLTDALRSLAAPASRRLRLAASHDPLLIDAAAGLPDVELNVAGSLDALARLRAGSADAAGFHYGARTPAPAPFDALFVDREIAVYPLFDREQGFMVPPGNPHGVASVSDIARERLRFVNRQRGAGTRIWFERLCAEAGLAPESIPGSGTEEFTHQAVAALIATGSADVGMGTPGVAARFGLAFHSLGWETYFLAVRGRGDPGADASPLGTLGQLLGAVAEAAGATPGYAAPTLAYQSAVCG, encoded by the coding sequence ATGCGCGTAACGCTGCAGGCTGACGGCGACGTACAGGGCTTGTCCCTCGGACCGACCTTCGCGCTTCTCGATGCCCTCGCGCGGACGCCCTCCCTCCTCGCCGCGGCCCGGGTGCTGGAGATTTCCTACCGTTCGGCCTGGAGCCGACTCGGCGCCATTGAAGGCGCGCTGGGGAATCGGGTGGTGGTGAAGACGAAGGGGCACGGTACGACCCTGACGCCCTACGGTCGGGCGATGCATGCGAGCCTCGCGGAGACGATGCAGAGGCTCGGTCCGGTGCTTGCGTCAGAGGAAGCACGCCTGACCGACGCATTGCGAAGCTTGGCGGCTCCAGCCTCGAGGCGCTTGCGGCTCGCGGCCAGCCATGACCCGCTTCTGATCGATGCGGCCGCTGGGCTCCCGGATGTCGAACTCAACGTAGCGGGCAGTCTCGATGCCTTAGCGCGCCTTCGGGCTGGCAGCGCGGATGCGGCGGGGTTCCATTACGGCGCGCGCACGCCGGCCCCGGCCCCGTTCGACGCGCTGTTCGTCGATCGCGAGATCGCGGTGTACCCGCTCTTCGACCGGGAACAAGGATTCATGGTGCCCCCCGGCAATCCGCACGGGGTCGCCTCCGTCAGTGACATCGCGCGGGAGCGACTGCGGTTCGTCAATCGCCAGCGCGGGGCCGGCACGCGGATCTGGTTCGAAAGGCTCTGCGCGGAGGCTGGCCTCGCCCCGGAGTCGATTCCGGGCTCCGGCACCGAGGAGTTCACCCATCAGGCCGTCGCGGCCCTCATTGCGACGGGCTCGGCCGATGTCGGGATGGGGACGCCGGGCGTGGCGGCGCGGTTCGGGTTGGCGTTCCACTCCCTCGGGTGGGAGACCTACTTCCTCGCGGTGCGCGGAAGGGGCGACCCCGGTGCCGATGCATCGCCGCTCGGAACGCTGGGGCAGTTGCTCGGTGCCGTCGCAGAGGCTGCCGGGGCTACGCCGGGCTACGCGGCGCCAACCCTGGCCTACCAGAGCGCGGTATGCGGATAG
- the mobB gene encoding molybdopterin-guanine dinucleotide biosynthesis protein B: MNPARVIGLAGWSGAGKTTLLARLIPVLVARGLRVATIKHAHHAFDVDHPGKDSHVHRTAGASEVLVSSARRWVQIHEIGDAPEATLPDLLRRLSPCDLVVVEGFKRDAHAKLEVYRAANGKPPLHPGDPRIVAVASDEAQPQAGVPVVDLDAVEAIADLVLTLAEPMETALARLEEPWPS; this comes from the coding sequence ATGAACCCGGCGCGCGTCATCGGCCTTGCCGGGTGGAGCGGGGCGGGCAAGACCACGCTGCTGGCGCGCCTGATCCCGGTGCTGGTGGCGCGCGGACTGCGCGTCGCCACGATCAAGCACGCCCATCACGCCTTCGACGTGGACCATCCGGGCAAGGACTCGCACGTCCACCGGACGGCCGGGGCGTCCGAGGTACTCGTCTCCTCCGCGCGGCGATGGGTTCAGATCCACGAGATCGGCGATGCCCCTGAGGCGACCCTGCCCGATCTCCTGCGCCGCCTGTCCCCCTGCGACCTCGTGGTGGTGGAGGGCTTCAAGCGGGACGCGCACGCCAAGCTCGAGGTGTACCGGGCCGCCAACGGCAAGCCGCCGCTGCACCCGGGCGATCCCCGCATCGTCGCGGTGGCGAGCGACGAAGCGCAGCCGCAGGCCGGCGTGCCCGTGGTCGATCTCGACGCGGTCGAAGCCATCGCCGACTTGGTGCTGACCCTGGCGGAGCCGATGGAGACGGCGCTGGCGCGCCTGGAGGAGCCATGGCCCAGCTGA
- a CDS encoding molybdopterin-binding protein, translating to MASAALMPLVEAIALLTGHIAVVPARAVSLSEAVGRIAGRDIISERDEPVRAIALRDGWAVRADDVLGASPDAPILLAHALAWVESGAAIPEGTDAVVPPEALVGRTIIADASAREGTRSTGEEIAAGTCLVPAGRRITPLHCLALEAAGILEVPVRVPCVRLVVTGSHEPDSVSTLIANLAISEGAAITDRVAVAATPEAIAVALRTPGADATLVLGGTGFGRGDQSADGLARAGSVHAHGIALRPGGTTAFGEVGGRPVLLLPGRPDAALSAFLTLGRPLLAALAGATASLPARAALSRKITSTIGLSEIVFARREQDAILPLGGADLPLHRLIEADAAILVAPQAEGYPAGTPVEVLSL from the coding sequence ATGGCGTCGGCGGCCCTGATGCCCCTGGTGGAGGCCATAGCGCTGCTGACGGGACACATCGCGGTGGTCCCTGCGCGTGCCGTATCCCTCTCGGAAGCAGTTGGCCGGATCGCGGGACGCGACATCATCAGCGAACGCGATGAACCCGTTCGGGCGATCGCCCTGCGCGATGGCTGGGCAGTGCGCGCCGACGATGTCCTCGGCGCCTCCCCCGATGCGCCGATCCTGCTCGCGCACGCGCTGGCCTGGGTCGAGTCGGGCGCAGCCATACCCGAAGGCACGGACGCCGTGGTCCCGCCCGAGGCGCTGGTGGGCCGCACCATAATCGCTGATGCGTCGGCCCGAGAGGGCACCCGCAGCACCGGCGAGGAAATCGCTGCCGGCACCTGCCTCGTCCCGGCGGGCCGGCGGATCACCCCGCTGCATTGTCTCGCGCTGGAAGCCGCAGGGATCTTGGAGGTGCCGGTCCGCGTCCCGTGCGTGCGCCTCGTCGTGACGGGGAGCCACGAGCCGGACAGCGTCTCGACCCTCATCGCGAACCTTGCGATCTCGGAGGGCGCCGCCATCACGGACAGGGTCGCCGTCGCGGCGACGCCGGAGGCCATCGCGGTAGCCCTACGTACCCCTGGGGCGGATGCCACGCTCGTCCTCGGCGGAACCGGCTTCGGGCGCGGCGACCAGAGTGCGGACGGGCTTGCCCGCGCGGGTAGCGTCCATGCCCACGGGATCGCCCTGAGGCCGGGTGGCACGACCGCGTTCGGAGAGGTCGGCGGCCGGCCTGTCCTGCTGCTGCCGGGGCGGCCGGACGCGGCGCTCTCGGCCTTCCTGACGCTCGGGCGCCCGCTCCTCGCCGCGCTGGCGGGCGCAACGGCGAGCCTTCCGGCTCGGGCGGCGCTGTCGCGCAAGATCACCTCGACCATCGGGCTCAGCGAGATCGTCTTCGCCCGGCGCGAGCAGGACGCCATCCTGCCCCTCGGCGGCGCCGACCTTCCCCTGCATCGCCTGATCGAGGCCGACGCCGCGATCCTGGTGGCGCCACAGGCGGAGGGATATCCGGCGGGGACGCCTGTCGAGGTCCTGTCCCTGTGA
- a CDS encoding 4Fe-4S binding protein: MPLDADTIGRGCGGGVRTADQLCGRELDRFREALGTSAPITVSCTLQAPLFDEVAAEFGAEDRVAYAKIRETAGWSSEAVSAGPKIAALLAACAEPLPDAGTVAIESQGVALIYGRDASAIEAGRRLAEHLDVTVLLSRPEDVEPPQRADFPVVKGTIAGAKGRLGAFALRIDDYALAAPSSRSRLEFGAGRNGATSTCDILVDLTGGTALFPAHDVRLGYLRADPRDPAAVERVIGEASHLVGTFDKTRFVDFHADLCAHSRSRITGCTRCLEVCPTGAIAPAGDTVAIDPYICAGCGNCASVCPTGAAAYSLPPADALMRRLRTLMLAYGAAGGRAATILFHDGDHGEPLIDALARHGDGLPANVLPVRVNEVTQLGPETFAALFAYGAVGVRILARARPKHDLESLRRVVELAETLARGLGYGAPTGAPVVSLIETDDPDALGAALAGFVPGTAAPMPARFMPVGGKREVLRFAFNEMHEAAPQPTPRIELGAGAPFGGLTFRTEDCTLCLSCVGACPTNALSDSAERPLLGFEESLCVQCGLCANTCPENVIDLMPGVDFEAWKAPRRIVKEEEPFACLTCAKPFGTRSTIERVVEKLRDRHWMFSGEAGEARVQALMMCEDCRVEVAVNQGFDPHAGAERDKPRTTEDYFRERAARGEAN, translated from the coding sequence ATGCCGCTCGACGCCGATACCATCGGGCGCGGGTGCGGCGGTGGCGTGAGGACCGCCGATCAGCTCTGTGGCCGGGAACTCGACCGCTTCCGCGAGGCGCTGGGCACGTCGGCCCCCATCACCGTGTCCTGCACCCTGCAAGCGCCCCTCTTCGACGAGGTGGCGGCGGAATTCGGTGCCGAGGACCGGGTGGCCTACGCGAAGATCCGCGAAACCGCCGGGTGGTCGTCGGAGGCGGTGAGCGCCGGTCCGAAGATCGCGGCCCTGCTTGCCGCGTGCGCCGAGCCGCTGCCGGATGCCGGCACGGTGGCGATCGAGAGCCAGGGCGTGGCCCTGATCTACGGGCGCGACGCCAGCGCCATCGAGGCGGGCCGGCGTCTCGCCGAGCATCTCGACGTCACGGTCCTGCTGTCCCGGCCCGAAGATGTCGAGCCGCCGCAGCGCGCCGATTTCCCCGTGGTGAAGGGGACCATCGCGGGGGCGAAGGGACGGCTCGGGGCGTTCGCCCTGCGCATCGACGATTACGCCCTGGCGGCCCCATCGTCCCGCTCGCGCCTCGAATTCGGGGCCGGACGGAACGGCGCGACCTCCACCTGCGACATCCTCGTGGACCTCACCGGCGGGACGGCGCTGTTTCCAGCTCACGACGTCCGCCTCGGCTACCTGCGCGCTGACCCGCGCGATCCGGCCGCCGTCGAGCGCGTGATCGGGGAGGCCTCCCACCTCGTCGGCACCTTCGACAAGACGCGCTTCGTGGATTTCCACGCCGATCTCTGCGCGCATTCCCGCTCGCGCATCACAGGCTGCACCCGCTGCCTCGAGGTCTGCCCCACCGGCGCGATCGCGCCCGCCGGCGATACGGTGGCGATCGATCCCTATATCTGCGCGGGCTGCGGCAACTGCGCCTCGGTCTGCCCCACCGGGGCCGCCGCCTACTCGCTGCCTCCGGCCGATGCGCTGATGCGGCGCCTGCGCACCCTGATGCTCGCCTACGGCGCGGCGGGCGGCCGCGCGGCCACGATCCTGTTCCATGACGGCGACCACGGCGAACCGCTGATCGACGCGCTGGCCCGCCACGGCGACGGCCTGCCCGCGAATGTCCTGCCGGTGCGGGTCAACGAGGTGACGCAACTCGGGCCCGAGACGTTCGCGGCCCTCTTCGCCTACGGCGCCGTGGGCGTGCGGATCCTCGCTCGCGCCCGGCCGAAGCACGATCTCGAGAGCCTGCGGCGCGTCGTCGAACTCGCCGAGACCCTGGCGCGCGGCCTCGGCTACGGCGCTCCAACGGGAGCCCCGGTGGTGTCGCTCATCGAGACCGACGATCCGGACGCCCTCGGCGCGGCGCTCGCCGGCTTCGTGCCCGGAACAGCGGCACCGATGCCGGCCCGCTTCATGCCGGTGGGCGGCAAACGCGAAGTGCTGCGCTTCGCCTTCAACGAGATGCACGAAGCCGCGCCGCAGCCGACGCCGCGCATCGAGCTCGGTGCCGGAGCCCCCTTCGGCGGCCTGACCTTCCGCACGGAGGATTGCACCCTCTGCCTGTCTTGCGTCGGCGCCTGCCCGACCAACGCCCTCTCGGACAGCGCGGAACGACCGCTCCTCGGCTTCGAGGAAAGCCTCTGCGTCCAGTGCGGCCTCTGCGCCAACACCTGTCCGGAGAACGTGATCGACCTGATGCCGGGCGTCGACTTCGAGGCCTGGAAGGCGCCGCGCCGGATCGTCAAGGAGGAGGAGCCCTTCGCCTGCCTCACCTGCGCCAAGCCCTTCGGGACCCGCAGCACCATCGAGCGCGTGGTCGAGAAACTGCGTGACCGGCACTGGATGTTCTCCGGTGAGGCCGGAGAGGCCCGGGTCCAGGCCCTGATGATGTGCGAGGATTGCCGGGTCGAGGTGGCGGTGAACCAGGGCTTTGATCCGCATGCGGGCGCCGAGCGCGACAAGCCGCGCACTACGGAGGATTACTTCCGCGAGCGCGCGGCACGCGGCGAGGCGAATTAG
- a CDS encoding GNAT family N-acetyltransferase: MRMEDLAHVVPLAERLFPDHPEDAERFAERLGRGGDLCLTLASSDGAVTGYAVAYPWPLGRVPPLNRPLDATEAPCGAVYLHDLGVSPEMAGAGHAGAGLSLLRERAGRAGYAAIALVAVNGSAGFWQARGFQAQPMTGSANAKLASYGADARYMVLML; the protein is encoded by the coding sequence ATGCGGATGGAGGACCTTGCGCACGTCGTGCCGCTGGCCGAACGGCTGTTCCCCGACCACCCGGAGGATGCCGAGCGCTTTGCCGAACGCCTCGGGCGCGGCGGCGACCTCTGCCTTACGCTGGCAAGCTCCGACGGTGCGGTGACCGGATACGCCGTCGCCTATCCTTGGCCGCTCGGCCGTGTTCCGCCCCTGAACCGCCCGCTCGACGCAACCGAGGCGCCCTGCGGTGCGGTCTACCTGCATGATCTCGGCGTGAGCCCGGAGATGGCCGGTGCCGGCCATGCCGGGGCAGGATTAAGCCTGCTGCGGGAGCGCGCAGGGAGAGCAGGGTACGCGGCCATCGCCCTCGTGGCGGTGAACGGCTCCGCCGGGTTCTGGCAGGCCCGTGGGTTTCAGGCGCAGCCGATGACCGGGAGCGCGAACGCCAAGCTCGCGAGCTACGGGGCGGATGCGCGATACATGGTGCTGATGCTCTGA
- a CDS encoding molybdopterin biosynthesis protein: MSETRTFAERLAQAARQQQFLDVVSREAAIARFRTAVPHATLGPETIPLDDALGRVLARDVASPIDVPPFDRALVDGFALRAADVAGASEADPRALTLNREILACGVAPNVSVAPGTATPIATGGMIPRGADAVVMVEQTEFDAEAMSVDIVRAARPGQFIGYAGADMAFGETVLRRGSPVTAREIGMLAACGLDSIDVVRRPRVAVLSTGDELVAAGAALRPGAIYDSNGPILSAAIRENGGAVLPLGIVRDDEAALEAVLREAMATSDLVVLSGGTSKGAGDVSHRILQRLGAPGILVHGVALKPGKPLCLAVADGTPIVVLPGFPTSAMFTFHDIVVPLIRALAGLPPREETSVTATLPQRVASEQGRTEFVMASLAEAENGLVALPLAKGSGSVTAFSQADGFFAVPAERSGLEAGEAVSVTRLGAGLRPPDLTIIGSHCVGLDRVVGRLAERGFRARTLWVGSAGGLAALGRGECDLAAMHLLDPETNTYNRPFLAPDMLLAPGWGRLQGLVYRPRDPRFEGRDLAEAVAEALADPDTVMVNRNAGSGTRALVDGLLKGDRPPGFFNQPRSHNAVAAAVAQGRADWGVAIATVARAYGLGFLALTDERYDLAYQAAHRDRPALRAFLGLLDEPETRRDLAEAGFTPGEAT, translated from the coding sequence GTGAGCGAGACCCGCACCTTCGCCGAGCGGCTGGCCCAGGCTGCCCGTCAGCAGCAGTTCCTCGATGTCGTCAGCCGCGAGGCGGCCATCGCGCGCTTCCGCACGGCGGTGCCGCACGCGACCCTCGGCCCCGAGACCATCCCGCTCGACGATGCGCTTGGCCGCGTCCTGGCACGGGACGTCGCCTCGCCGATCGACGTGCCGCCCTTCGACCGCGCCCTGGTCGACGGCTTCGCCCTGCGCGCCGCCGACGTCGCGGGCGCCAGCGAGGCGGACCCGCGCGCTCTCACGCTCAACCGGGAAATCCTCGCCTGTGGCGTCGCCCCGAACGTGAGCGTCGCGCCCGGCACCGCCACGCCGATCGCGACGGGCGGGATGATCCCACGCGGGGCAGACGCGGTGGTCATGGTCGAGCAGACCGAATTCGACGCCGAAGCGATGTCCGTCGATATCGTGCGGGCCGCGCGGCCGGGGCAGTTCATCGGCTATGCGGGCGCCGACATGGCCTTCGGCGAGACGGTTCTGCGCCGGGGCAGCCCCGTAACCGCCCGCGAGATCGGCATGCTCGCCGCCTGCGGCCTCGACAGCATCGACGTGGTGCGCCGGCCCCGGGTCGCGGTCCTCTCCACCGGCGACGAGCTCGTGGCGGCGGGCGCGGCGCTGCGGCCGGGAGCGATCTACGATTCCAACGGCCCGATCCTGTCCGCCGCGATCCGCGAAAACGGCGGCGCGGTCCTGCCGCTGGGCATCGTCCGCGACGACGAGGCCGCCCTGGAAGCGGTACTGCGCGAGGCCATGGCGACGAGCGACCTCGTCGTTCTATCGGGCGGCACCTCGAAGGGAGCGGGCGACGTTTCCCACCGCATCCTGCAGCGCCTCGGCGCTCCCGGCATCCTCGTTCATGGCGTGGCGCTGAAGCCCGGCAAGCCCCTCTGCCTCGCGGTCGCGGACGGCACGCCGATCGTGGTGCTGCCCGGTTTTCCCACCTCGGCGATGTTCACCTTCCACGACATCGTCGTCCCCCTGATCCGCGCGCTTGCGGGCCTGCCACCCCGGGAGGAGACGAGCGTGACCGCGACTCTGCCCCAGCGCGTGGCCTCGGAGCAGGGACGGACCGAGTTCGTCATGGCCTCGCTGGCCGAAGCGGAGAACGGCCTCGTCGCGCTCCCGCTCGCCAAGGGTTCGGGATCGGTCACCGCCTTCTCGCAGGCCGACGGCTTCTTTGCCGTTCCGGCCGAGCGTTCCGGGCTGGAGGCCGGCGAGGCGGTGTCCGTCACCCGTCTCGGGGCCGGCCTGCGCCCGCCCGATCTGACCATCATCGGGAGCCACTGCGTCGGCCTCGACCGCGTCGTCGGCCGCCTCGCCGAGCGCGGGTTTCGCGCCCGGACCCTCTGGGTCGGCTCCGCCGGCGGGTTGGCCGCCCTGGGACGGGGAGAATGCGATCTCGCCGCGATGCACCTCCTCGATCCCGAGACGAACACCTACAATCGGCCGTTCCTGGCGCCGGACATGCTCCTCGCACCGGGCTGGGGTCGCCTGCAGGGTCTCGTCTACCGGCCGCGCGATCCGCGCTTCGAGGGGCGGGATCTCGCCGAGGCGGTGGCCGAGGCACTGGCGGACCCGGATACCGTCATGGTCAACCGCAACGCCGGCTCGGGAACCCGGGCCCTGGTGGATGGCCTGCTGAAGGGCGATCGGCCGCCCGGTTTCTTCAACCAGCCGCGATCGCACAACGCCGTCGCGGCTGCCGTCGCACAGGGACGGGCGGATTGGGGAGTGGCCATCGCCACGGTCGCGCGAGCCTACGGGCTCGGCTTCCTGGCTCTCACGGACGAGCGCTACGACCTCGCCTATCAGGCGGCGCACCGCGACCGCCCGGCGCTCCGCGCCTTCCTCGGCCTCTTGGACGAGCCCGAAACCCGCCGCGACCTCGCGGAAGCCGGGTTCACGCCGGGAGAGGCCACATGA
- a CDS encoding biotin/lipoate--protein ligase family protein, translating to MTAIAADPAAKALPLPLALPPAFTSLVLAPPADAFAEAVALARRDGAEAAGTLVLVERADVIDCAVVLAPDEPLVSARRAFLAGMTALADAVGAHGPPEMPLTFIWPDVLMFDGARLGGGRLIWPEDCVEVDTPDWLVFSCMLIASKADAGDPGLTPDSTALDEEGFPSGIRPLLVESFARNLIRAFDVWAEDGFEAVAGRYLAHLPTPPGVPVRIDSDGDVILGGSERWPLAALLRAPAWLSPETGAVRL from the coding sequence ATGACCGCGATCGCCGCCGACCCGGCCGCCAAGGCCCTTCCATTGCCCCTGGCTTTGCCCCCCGCCTTCACGAGCCTGGTGCTCGCGCCGCCCGCCGATGCCTTCGCCGAGGCCGTTGCGCTGGCAAGGCGCGACGGGGCCGAGGCGGCGGGCACTCTGGTGCTGGTGGAACGGGCGGATGTCATCGACTGCGCGGTGGTGCTGGCGCCGGACGAGCCCCTCGTCTCCGCGCGGCGGGCCTTCCTCGCGGGGATGACGGCCCTCGCCGATGCCGTCGGCGCGCATGGCCCTCCCGAGATGCCTCTCACCTTCATCTGGCCCGACGTGCTGATGTTCGACGGCGCCCGCCTCGGCGGCGGACGCCTCATCTGGCCGGAGGATTGCGTCGAGGTCGATACGCCGGACTGGCTGGTCTTCTCCTGCATGCTGATCGCTTCGAAGGCGGATGCGGGCGATCCCGGCCTGACTCCGGACTCGACGGCCCTCGACGAAGAGGGATTCCCGTCCGGTATCCGGCCGCTTCTCGTCGAGAGTTTCGCCCGCAATCTGATTCGGGCCTTCGACGTCTGGGCGGAGGACGGCTTCGAGGCGGTCGCGGGTCGCTACCTCGCCCACCTGCCCACGCCGCCGGGCGTACCCGTGCGGATCGACAGCGACGGTGACGTGATCCTCGGCGGGAGCGAGCGCTGGCCCCTCGCCGCCC